The following coding sequences lie in one Rutidosis leptorrhynchoides isolate AG116_Rl617_1_P2 chromosome 6, CSIRO_AGI_Rlap_v1, whole genome shotgun sequence genomic window:
- the LOC139854866 gene encoding probable jasmonic acid carboxyl methyltransferase 2 — protein sequence MQISHMNKGDGDTSYAKNSLFQNKILSLSSSMVECAIDKIMSEVHPKSMEVADLGCSSGPNSLTKVYEIIHIVDVVSRRMGLPIPELRVSLNDLPCNDFNLVFEMLPELYNKVNNDYGIESCYVCGVPGSFYGRLFPNNSLHFVHSSMSLHWLSQVPLDLEPSVGSHINKENIYISKCSSENVVKAYQRQYQDDMSLFFKLRAKEIVVGGRMVLSFLGRRSPEPRATEACYNCEILSLALMSMALDGLIEKEKIDSFNLPSYLPSQEEVEHEIEKQGSFKVERVEGFEMEHIKDPNNLNETTGSLIAKILRSVMEPMFMSHFQFKLEMSDELFVRFVKLYDHRISQAEFLSFVWVFSLSKKMD from the exons AACAAGATACTATCATTAAGTAGTTCAATGGTGGAATGTGCCATTGATAAAATCATGTCAGAGGTGCATCCCAAGAGTATGGAAGTTGCTGATCTTGGGTGCTCATCTGGACCCAACAGCTTAACTAAAGTGTACGAAATTATTcatattgttgatgttgttagccgTCGAATGGGTCTACCTATACCTGAATTAAGGGTGTCTTTAAACGATCTCCCTTGTAATGACTTCAATCTTGTGTTTGAGATGTTACCTGAGCTTTACAATAAAGTGAATAATGATTATGGGATTGAAAGTTGTTATGTATGCGGTGTCCCAGGTTCGTTTTACGGTAGATTGTTTCCTAACAACAGTCTTCACTTTGTTCATTCGTCAATGAGCCTCCATTGGCTCTCTCAG GTTCCACTAGACTTGGAGCCTTCAGTTGGAAGCCATATAAACAAAGAGAACATATACATATCAAAATGTAGCTCAGAGAATGTAGTGAAAGCATACCAACGACAGTATCAAGACGATATGTCATTATTTTTTAAGTTGCGTGCAAAAGAAATTGTTGTCGGAGGACGCATGGTTTTGTCATTTTTAGGGAGACGGTCTCCCGAACCACGTGCAACGGAGGCTTGCTACAACTGTGAAATTTTATCTCTTGCTCTAATGAGTATGGCTTTAGAC GGACTTATTGAGAAGGAAAAGATTGATTCGTTTAACCTTCCTAGTTATTTACCAAGTCAAGAAGAAGTTGAGCATGAAATTGAGAAACAAGGATCATTCAAAGTTGAGCGTGTTGAGGGGTTCGAGATGGAACATATTAAAGACCCGAATAACTTAAATGAGACCACCGGAAGTCTAATTGCTAAAATTCTTCGCTCGGTGATGGAGCCAATGTTTATGAGCCACTTTCAGTTCAAGCTTGAAATGTCGGATGAACTATTTGTTAGGTTTGTCAAACTCTATGACCATCGGATCTCTCAAGCTGAATTCTTAAGTTTTGTTTGGGTTTTTTCTTTATCAAAGAAGATGGACTAA